A single window of Deinococcus betulae DNA harbors:
- a CDS encoding PLP-dependent aminotransferase family protein, with amino-acid sequence MAGTGAAPLSTFPTSTEASGAWLEDLPLPPAQPGETRRAHTARLLREAVSRGLIPEGARLPGHRRLASALGVSRNTLVDALTQLEAEGYVRALGRSGTVVSAPPLTAAPPMPAALPLSRWAQRALAGQVQEAGGTFAVDFRVGQPVPELYPEGPWTQALARRAGQATRGGDSDPLGPLDTRRALAAHLNASAGAQVTPDMVMLTGGTQGALDALARVFLEPGRVAVAEDPTYPGARAALAATGAQVVAVPVDGAGLQTEQLPGAATLAYVTPGCQYPTAVTLGAARRQALLAWARDTGAFILEDDYAADLHHAGRPPAVLQGLAPERVILLGSFSKSLAPVTRSGFLVAPPEVLRVLTGTRPLTDRVPGRLDALALADVLGSGAYSRHLRRARQVLAHRQEVLLEALRAALPGWSAVPVAAGLHVYLPLPDPWTEADVLAQAAAQGVGLTPVGPLVSGMGMPAVLLGFAHLPPEALRGGAARLGAALRPGPM; translated from the coding sequence CTGGCTGGAACGGGAGCTGCGCCGCTGAGCACGTTCCCCACTAGCACAGAGGCCAGTGGCGCCTGGCTGGAAGACCTGCCGCTCCCGCCTGCACAGCCCGGCGAAACGCGCCGCGCCCACACCGCCCGCCTGCTGCGTGAGGCCGTGTCGCGCGGCCTGATTCCCGAGGGGGCTCGCCTGCCCGGTCACCGCCGCCTGGCCAGCGCGCTGGGCGTGTCGCGCAACACGCTGGTGGACGCCCTGACCCAGCTGGAGGCCGAAGGGTACGTGCGCGCCCTGGGCCGCAGCGGCACGGTCGTTAGCGCGCCGCCCCTGACGGCCGCGCCCCCCATGCCGGCTGCCCTGCCCCTGAGCCGCTGGGCCCAGCGCGCCCTGGCCGGACAGGTGCAGGAGGCAGGCGGCACCTTTGCCGTGGATTTCCGGGTGGGCCAGCCGGTCCCCGAGCTGTACCCCGAGGGGCCGTGGACGCAGGCGCTCGCCCGCCGCGCCGGGCAGGCCACGCGCGGCGGGGACTCCGATCCGCTGGGGCCGCTGGACACCCGCCGCGCCCTGGCCGCGCACCTGAATGCCTCGGCCGGGGCGCAGGTCACGCCCGACATGGTGATGCTGACCGGCGGCACGCAGGGCGCGCTGGACGCCCTGGCCCGCGTGTTTCTGGAACCGGGGCGGGTGGCGGTGGCCGAAGACCCCACCTATCCGGGCGCGCGCGCCGCTCTGGCCGCTACCGGGGCGCAGGTGGTGGCGGTGCCCGTGGACGGCGCAGGTCTTCAAACCGAGCAGTTGCCGGGCGCGGCGACCCTGGCCTACGTCACGCCGGGGTGTCAGTACCCCACGGCCGTCACCCTGGGCGCCGCCCGGCGGCAGGCGCTGCTGGCCTGGGCGCGGGACACGGGCGCCTTTATTCTGGAAGACGATTACGCCGCCGACCTGCACCACGCGGGTCGCCCGCCTGCTGTCCTGCAGGGGCTGGCCCCCGAGCGGGTGATTTTGCTGGGCAGCTTCAGCAAGAGCCTGGCCCCCGTGACCCGCAGCGGGTTTCTGGTGGCCCCGCCCGAGGTGCTGCGCGTGCTGACTGGCACCCGCCCCCTGACTGACCGGGTGCCGGGCCGCCTGGACGCCCTGGCGCTGGCCGACGTGCTGGGCAGCGGCGCCTACAGCCGCCATCTGCGCCGCGCCCGGCAGGTGCTGGCCCACCGGCAGGAGGTGCTGCTGGAGGCTCTACGCGCCGCCCTGCCCGGCTGGTCTGCCGTGCCTGTCGCCGCCGGGCTGCATGTCTACTTGCCTCTGCCTGATCCCTGGACCGAGGCCGATGTGCTGGCCCAGGCCGCCGCACAGGGAGTGGGCCTGACGCCGGTGGGGCCACTGGTCAGCGGTATGGGCATGCCAGCCGTGCTGCTGGGGTTTGCGCATCTGCCGCCTGAAGCCCTGCGCGGCGGGGCGGCCCGGCTGGGGGCAGCGCTGCGGCCTGGGCCGATGTAA